A portion of the Oreochromis niloticus isolate F11D_XX linkage group LG10, O_niloticus_UMD_NMBU, whole genome shotgun sequence genome contains these proteins:
- the LOC100693052 gene encoding claudin-4-like → MAVSCRQILGLVSAIIGVLGTIVICFLPLWKVSDFIHPDIATTYMIFEGLWVNCILLTTDEMECKEYDSTLTLPQDLQDTRVLIIFAIIIQFFGIVLGVVGAKCTNFIPDARRKTKADIASGVLFLIAASLVALPVHWTTHAIVTDMFNPDLANNQRRHLGASLFIGWVSAGLLYLGGALLCCSFFCRNETECDVKSAHTNTKQQRSSRQRSTRNKKKVS, encoded by the coding sequence ATGGCAGTTAGCTGCAGACAGATTCTGGGTTTGGTCTCAGCCATCATTGGTGTTCTAGGGACAATAGTTATCTGTTTCCTCCCACTGTGGAAAGTCTCAGACTTCATTCATCCTGACATTGCCACTACTTATATGATCTTTGAGGGTTTGTGGGTGAACTGCATTCTGCTGACTACAGATGAGATGGAGTGCAAAGAGTATGATTCTACGCTCACATTACCTCAAGACCTGCAGGATACCAGAGTGCTCATCATTTTTGCTATCATCATCCAGTTCTTCGGGATTGTGCTTGGTGTAGTTGGGGCCAAGTGCACCAACTTTATACCAGACGCAAGGCGAAAGACCAAAGCGGATATAGCTTCTGGAGTGTTGTTTCTCATTGCAGCTAGCTTGGTGGCCCTGCCTGTCCACTGGACCACACACGCCATTGTTACTGATATGTTCAACCCTGACCTGGCCAACAATCAAAGGAGGCATCTGGGAGCTTCGCTCTTCATCGGCTGGGTGTCCGCAGGACTGCTATACCTGGGAGGAGCCCTTCTCTGCTGCTCCTTTTTCTGCAGGAATGAGACAGAATGTGACGTTAAATCTGCACATACTAACACTAAACAACAACGTTCATCTAGACAGCGCTCTACTAGAAACAAGAAAAAGGTTTCATGA